From Diospyros lotus cultivar Yz01 chromosome 4, ASM1463336v1, whole genome shotgun sequence, a single genomic window includes:
- the LOC127799393 gene encoding mitochondrial import receptor subunit TOM9-2-like encodes MAAEGGKRWSLSGSGGSGDGSEGVLSRVSQSAVVYKGKKVASDAAYMTKRLLKSTGKAAWIAGTTFLILVVPLIIEMDREQQLNDLELQQASLLGTPTPAAPQK; translated from the coding sequence ATGGCGGCCGAGGGCGGAAAGCGGTGGTCACTGAGCGGATCCGGCGGCAGCGGCGATGGTAGCGAAGGGGTTCTGTCTCGCGTGTCGCAATCGGCGGTGGTGTACAAGGGCAAGAAGGTGGCCTCCGACGCCGCCTACATGACTAAGCGCCTCCTGAAGAGCACCGGCAAGGCGGCGTGGATCGCAGGCACCACCTTCCTTATCCTCGTCGTTCCCCTCATCATCGAGATGGACCGCGAGCAGCAGCTCAACGACCTCGAGCTCCAGCAGGCCAGCCTCCTCGGCACCCCCACCCCCGCTGCCCCTCAGAAGTGA
- the LOC127799134 gene encoding uncharacterized protein LOC127799134: MASHLKPFQLLEINIISAQDLEQVSRKMRTYATAWVHPKRKLLTSVDSQGHNNPTWNDKFVFRVDEEFLRCDTSAVMIEIHAAHWFRDALVGSVRVLVGNLFPPTRPRPHNHHVGMRFAALQVRRPSGRPQGILNIGVTVLDSSMRSMPLYTLAASAVGYRDLIQEGHPHGHGGHDDSGPGIYPPMKSVLFRSRSERSFAFDDHSVANGSVISVSQNKPFAGKASSVISISEVGFPATNEKTVKKGKASSIIGGAEFIETPKDKGYWPVSNKLKIAYRTE, from the exons ATGGCCAGCCATCTGAAGCCATTCCAGCTCCTGGAGATCAACATCATCTCGGCGCAGGACCTGGAGCAGGTGTCGCGGAAGATGCGAACCTACGCCACCGCCTGGGTGCACCCCAAGCGGAAGCTCTTGACGAGCGTCGACTCGCAGGGCCACAACAACCCCACCTGGAACGACAAGTTCGTCTTCCGGGTGGACGAGGAGTTCCTCCGCTGCGACACCTCCGCCGTCATGATCGAGATCCACGCAGCCCACTGGTTCCGAGACGCCCTCGTCGGCAGCGTTCGCGTCCTCGTCGGCAACCTCTTCCCGCCCACCCGCCCCCGCCCCCACAACCACCATGTTGGAATGCGCTTCGCCGCCCTCCAAGTCCGCCGCCCCTCCGGCCGCCCCCAGGGCATTCTCAACATCGGAGTCACCGTCCTCGACAGCTCCATGCGGAGCATGCCGCTCTACACCCTCGCTGCCTCCGCCGTCGGGTACCGCGATCTGATACAGGAGGGCCATCCACACGGCCACGGAGGACACGACGACTCCGGCCCCGGCATTTACCCGCCGATGAAGTCCGTCCTCTTCCGGTCCCGAAGCGAACGCAGCTTCGCATTCGACGATCATTCTGTCGCCAACGGTTCGGTGATCAGCGTTTCACAGAATAAGCCCTTCGCCGGCAAGGCCAGCTCGGTGATCAGCATTTCGGAGGTTGGATTCCCAGCAACGAACGAGAAGACGGTGAAGAAAGGCAAGGCGAGCTCGATCATCGGCGGCGCGGAATTCATAGAAACGCCAAAAGATAAAGGC TATTGGCCTGTGTCAAACAAACTAAAAATTGCATACCGAACAGAATAg
- the LOC127799387 gene encoding uncharacterized protein LOC127799387: MLLRSSSTPVVQSIFPDSPNRDFDTNHHCTKYPPQIAQHEHHCPTKLISSVHGGRKTKLTNNLGYKAFRRARSDGNLEGLGSASFDLEDHCNLKTGNRSLHKHSKTMLQTAPSFSIYTLKDELEVENEEERLERETLVKGDGSLERSVTIGDSIEGVSSSGFSFGEKGMALIEENDEDEILSDFQNVGIEEDASASPPMYLATGLGIDGSGFGGVGGGRSNGGAGDFSPPCFNDGGNLEEYYKRMVGEDPFNPLFLRNYAQLLQSKGDLFGAEEHYFLATLADPKDGEILMLYAKLVWELHHDQDTALNYFEQAAQAAPGDSHVLAAYAYFLWEIDVDKKDDFFRGTDCNDQVEENKDLDGLQSSASGEGKQPVDVVADVHFECIRATAGERGNIEEYYKRMIEESPSNPLLLRNYAQFLYQSKGDPKGAEEYYSRAILVDPRDGEIISQYAKLVWELYRDQEQASSFFEQAVRATPDNSHVLAAYASFLWETAEEEEEEEEEEEESTRQDHIRALNCVATATSVNG, from the exons ATGCTACTCAGAAGCTCATCAACTCCAGTTGTGCAATCCATCTTCCCAGACAGCCCCAATAGAGACTTTGACACAAACCACCATTGCACCAAATACCCACCTCAAATAGCCCAACATGAACATCACTGCCCCACCAAGCTGATCTCCTCCGTCCATGGTGGTCGTAAAACCAAGTTAACCAACAATCTTGGCTACAAGGCCTTTCGAAGAGCTCGATCTGATGGCAACCTGGAAGGACTAGGCTCAGCTTCTTTTGATCTCGAGGACCACTGTAACTTGAAAACTGGGAACAGATCCTTACACAAACACAGCAAAACAATGTTGCAAACAGCTCCATCCTTTTCGATATACACTTTAAAAGATGAACTTGAAGTAGAGAATGAGGAAGAGAGGTTGGAGAGAGAGACGCTGGTGAAAGGTGATGGGAGTTTGGAGAGGTCTGTGACAATTGGAGATAGCATAGAGGGTGTGAGCAGTAGTGGATTCAGTTTTGGGGAAAAGGGTATGGCCCTGATTGAGGAGAATGACGAAGATGAGATTTTGAGTGATTTTCAGAACGTGGGTATTGAAGAAGATGCATCAGCAAGCCCCCCTATGTATCTAGCCACAGGGCTTGGGATTGATGGTTCTGGTTTTGGAGGAGTTGGTGGTGGCCGCAGCAATGGTGGCGCTGGCGATTTTTCCCCACCATGTTTCAACGACGGCGGCAATCTTGAGGAATATTACAAGAGGATGGTTGGTGAAGATCCTTTTAACCCTCTGTTTTTAAGAAACTATGCTCAGCTTCTGCAA TCAAAAGGAGACCTTTTTGGAGCCGAGGAACACTACTTCCTCGCTACATTAGCAGATCCCAAAGACGGAGAAATTCTGATGCTTTATGCTAAATTGGTGTGGGAGCTTCATCATGACCAAGATACAGCCCTGAATTACTTCGAGCAGGCAGCTCAGGCTGCTCCCGGAGACAG CCATGTTCTTGCGGCGTACGCTTATTTCCTCTGGGAGATCGATGTGGACAAGAAAGATGATTTCTTTCGAGGAACTGATTGCAATGATCAG gttgaagaaaacaaagatctTGACGGACTTCAGAGCTCAGCTTCTGGAGAAGGGAAACAGCCGGTTGATGTGGTTGCAGATGTTCACTTTGAATGTATAAGAGCAACCGCTGGCGAAAGAGGTAAtattgaggagtattataagaGAATGATCGAGGAAAGTCCTTCCAACCCATTGTTGCTGAGAAACTATGCGCAGTTTCTTTATCAG TCCAAGGGGGATCCAAAAGGTGCCGAGGAATACTACTCGCGAGCTATACTAGTCGATCCTAGGGATGGCGAAATAATCTCGCAATATGCTAAATTGGTGTGGGAACTTTATCGTGATCAAGAACAAGCATCATCTTTCTTTGAGCAAGCGGTTCGAGCTACTCCAGACAATAG CCATGTTCTTGCTGCATATGCCAGTTTTCTTTGGGAAAcagctgaagaagaagaagaagaagaagaagaggaggaagaaagcaCAAGGCAAGATCACATTCGAGCACTGAATTGTGTGGCAACAGCGACATCTGTGAATGGCTAA
- the LOC127799385 gene encoding uncharacterized protein LOC127799385 isoform X2: protein MLLRSSSTPVVQSIFPDSPNRDFDTNHHCTKYPPQIAQHEHHCPTKLISSVHGGRKTKLTNNLGYKAFRRARSDGNLEGLGSASFDLEDHCNLKTGNRSLHKHSKTMLQTAPSFSIYTLKDELEVENEEERLERETLVKGDGSLERSVTIGDSIEGVSSSGFSFGEKGMALIEENDEDEILSDFQNVGIEEDASASPPMYLATGLGIDGSGFGGVGGGRSNGGAGDFSPPCFNDGGNLEEYYKRMVGEDPFNPLFLRNYAQLLQSKGDLFGAEEHYFLATLADPKDGEILMLYAKLVWELHHDQDTALNYFEQAAQAAPGDSHVLAAYAHFLWEIDVDKKDDFFRGTDCNDQVEENKDLDGLQSSASGEGKQPVDVVADVHFECIRATAGERGNIEEYYKRMIEESPSNPLLLRNYAQFLYQSKGDPKGAEEYYSRAILVDPRDGEIISQYAKLVWELYRDQEQASSFFEQAVRATPDNSHVLAAYASFLWETAEEEEEEEEEEEESTRQDHIRALNCVATATSVNG from the exons ATGCTACTCAGAAGCTCATCAACTCCAGTTGTGCAATCCATCTTCCCAGACAGCCCCAATAGAGACTTTGACACAAACCACCATTGCACCAAATACCCACCTCAAATAGCCCAACATGAACATCACTGCCCCACCAAGCTGATCTCCTCCGTCCATGGTGGTCGTAAAACCAAGTTAACCAACAATCTTGGCTACAAGGCCTTTCGAAGAGCTCGATCTGATGGCAACCTGGAAGGACTAGGCTCAGCTTCTTTTGATCTCGAGGACCACTGTAACTTGAAAACTGGGAACAGATCCTTACACAAACACAGCAAAACAATGTTGCAAACAGCTCCATCCTTTTCGATATACACTTTAAAAGATGAACTTGAAGTAGAGAATGAGGAAGAGAGGTTGGAGAGAGAGACGCTGGTGAAAGGTGATGGGAGTTTGGAGAGGTCTGTGACAATTGGAGATAGCATAGAGGGTGTGAGCAGTAGTGGATTCAGTTTTGGGGAAAAGGGTATGGCCCTGATTGAGGAGAATGACGAAGATGAGATTTTGAGTGATTTTCAGAACGTGGGTATTGAAGAAGATGCATCAGCAAGCCCCCCTATGTATCTAGCCACAGGGCTTGGGATTGATGGTTCTGGTTTTGGAGGAGTTGGTGGTGGCCGCAGCAATGGTGGCGCTGGCGATTTTTCCCCACCATGTTTCAACGACGGTGGCAATCTTGAGGAATATTACAAGAGGATGGTTGGTGAAGATCCTTTTAACCCTCTGTTTTTAAGAAACTATGCTCAGCTTCTGCAA TCAAAAGGAGACCTTTTTGGAGCCGAGGAACACTACTTCCTCGCTACATTAGCAGATCCCAAAGACGGAGAAATTCTGATGCTTTATGCTAAATTGGTGTGGGAGCTTCATCATGACCAAGATACAGCCCTGAATTACTTCGAGCAGGCAGCTCAGGCTGCTCCCGGAGACAG CCATGTTCTTGCGGCGTACGCTCATTTCCTCTGGGAGATCGATGTGGACAAGAAAGATGATTTCTTTCGAGGAACTGATTGCAATGATCAG gttgaagaaaacaaagatctTGACGGACTTCAGAGCTCAGCTTCTGGAGAAGGGAAACAGCCGGTTGATGTGGTTGCAGATGTTCACTTTGAATGTATAAGAGCAACCGCTGGCGAAAGAGGTAAtattgaggagtattataagaGAATGATCGAGGAAAGTCCTTCCAACCCATTGTTGCTGAGAAACTATGCGCAGTTTCTTTATCAG TCCAAGGGGGATCCAAAAGGTGCCGAGGAATACTACTCGCGAGCTATACTAGTCGATCCTAGGGATGGCGAAATAATCTCGCAATATGCTAAATTGGTGTGGGAACTTTATCGTGATCAAGAACAAGCATCATCTTTCTTTGAGCAAGCGGTTCGAGCTACTCCAGACAATAG CCATGTTCTTGCTGCATATGCCAGTTTTCTTTGGGAAAcagctgaagaagaagaagaagaagaagaagaggaggaagaaagcaCAAGGCAAGATCACATTCGAGCACTGAATTGTGTGGCAACAGCGACATCTGTGAATGGCTAA
- the LOC127799385 gene encoding uncharacterized protein LOC127799385 isoform X1, producing MGSTSLHAPYFPHSEDKRWIHMGHCLLRLNFYKSQASSRLQMLLRSSSTPVVQSIFPDSPNRDFDTNHHCTKYPPQIAQHEHHCPTKLISSVHGGRKTKLTNNLGYKAFRRARSDGNLEGLGSASFDLEDHCNLKTGNRSLHKHSKTMLQTAPSFSIYTLKDELEVENEEERLERETLVKGDGSLERSVTIGDSIEGVSSSGFSFGEKGMALIEENDEDEILSDFQNVGIEEDASASPPMYLATGLGIDGSGFGGVGGGRSNGGAGDFSPPCFNDGGNLEEYYKRMVGEDPFNPLFLRNYAQLLQSKGDLFGAEEHYFLATLADPKDGEILMLYAKLVWELHHDQDTALNYFEQAAQAAPGDSHVLAAYAHFLWEIDVDKKDDFFRGTDCNDQVEENKDLDGLQSSASGEGKQPVDVVADVHFECIRATAGERGNIEEYYKRMIEESPSNPLLLRNYAQFLYQSKGDPKGAEEYYSRAILVDPRDGEIISQYAKLVWELYRDQEQASSFFEQAVRATPDNSHVLAAYASFLWETAEEEEEEEEEEEESTRQDHIRALNCVATATSVNG from the exons ATGGGCTCGACCTCTTTACATGCTCCATACTTTCCCCACTCTGAAGATAAGAGATGGATTCACATGGGCCACTGCCTCTTGCGTTTAAA TTTTTACAAATCTCAAGCAAGCAGTCGATTGCAGATGCTACTCAGAAGCTCATCAACTCCAGTTGTGCAATCCATCTTCCCAGACAGCCCCAATAGAGACTTTGACACAAACCACCATTGCACCAAATACCCACCTCAAATAGCCCAACATGAACATCACTGCCCCACCAAGCTGATCTCCTCCGTCCATGGTGGTCGTAAAACCAAGTTAACCAACAATCTTGGCTACAAGGCCTTTCGAAGAGCTCGATCTGATGGCAACCTGGAAGGACTAGGCTCAGCTTCTTTTGATCTCGAGGACCACTGTAACTTGAAAACTGGGAACAGATCCTTACACAAACACAGCAAAACAATGTTGCAAACAGCTCCATCCTTTTCGATATACACTTTAAAAGATGAACTTGAAGTAGAGAATGAGGAAGAGAGGTTGGAGAGAGAGACGCTGGTGAAAGGTGATGGGAGTTTGGAGAGGTCTGTGACAATTGGAGATAGCATAGAGGGTGTGAGCAGTAGTGGATTCAGTTTTGGGGAAAAGGGTATGGCCCTGATTGAGGAGAATGACGAAGATGAGATTTTGAGTGATTTTCAGAACGTGGGTATTGAAGAAGATGCATCAGCAAGCCCCCCTATGTATCTAGCCACAGGGCTTGGGATTGATGGTTCTGGTTTTGGAGGAGTTGGTGGTGGCCGCAGCAATGGTGGCGCTGGCGATTTTTCCCCACCATGTTTCAACGACGGTGGCAATCTTGAGGAATATTACAAGAGGATGGTTGGTGAAGATCCTTTTAACCCTCTGTTTTTAAGAAACTATGCTCAGCTTCTGCAA TCAAAAGGAGACCTTTTTGGAGCCGAGGAACACTACTTCCTCGCTACATTAGCAGATCCCAAAGACGGAGAAATTCTGATGCTTTATGCTAAATTGGTGTGGGAGCTTCATCATGACCAAGATACAGCCCTGAATTACTTCGAGCAGGCAGCTCAGGCTGCTCCCGGAGACAG CCATGTTCTTGCGGCGTACGCTCATTTCCTCTGGGAGATCGATGTGGACAAGAAAGATGATTTCTTTCGAGGAACTGATTGCAATGATCAG gttgaagaaaacaaagatctTGACGGACTTCAGAGCTCAGCTTCTGGAGAAGGGAAACAGCCGGTTGATGTGGTTGCAGATGTTCACTTTGAATGTATAAGAGCAACCGCTGGCGAAAGAGGTAAtattgaggagtattataagaGAATGATCGAGGAAAGTCCTTCCAACCCATTGTTGCTGAGAAACTATGCGCAGTTTCTTTATCAG TCCAAGGGGGATCCAAAAGGTGCCGAGGAATACTACTCGCGAGCTATACTAGTCGATCCTAGGGATGGCGAAATAATCTCGCAATATGCTAAATTGGTGTGGGAACTTTATCGTGATCAAGAACAAGCATCATCTTTCTTTGAGCAAGCGGTTCGAGCTACTCCAGACAATAG CCATGTTCTTGCTGCATATGCCAGTTTTCTTTGGGAAAcagctgaagaagaagaagaagaagaagaagaggaggaagaaagcaCAAGGCAAGATCACATTCGAGCACTGAATTGTGTGGCAACAGCGACATCTGTGAATGGCTAA
- the LOC127799388 gene encoding nuclear transport factor 2-like: protein MATPFHLPVTAAQVGTYFVGQYYQVLQHQPDYVHQFYSDISTMLRIDGSTREAATGMLQIHTLVMSLNYTGIEIKTAHSLESWNGGVLVMVSGSVHVKDFSGQKKFAQIFFLAPQEKGYFVLNDIFHFIDEDPIQHLPVAYLPQSNLDSKVHAPATIGEPAPNYMLGGDTQAMEFVPPADIKENGPVDNYSFPEQRLQHAPEAESILEDSFAQANGSLQNSMKTASEQLSVPVEEHIGEPQKHTYASIVSKGQSVMSTPPHASSNKSVPPVSEWNHVPEQPAQQSEPSSLAFENSGAEGTEEVLAVEDEGEIKSVYVRNLPLTVSVSQIEEEFKKFGKLKPDAVAIRNRKDIGVCYAFVEFEDITGVQNAIKASMVEIGGQEVFIEGRRANRANVSRGGRRGRGRGGYLEAPRGRFNSRSYSRVNGQDGGDRDYNRPRGNGFYRPAARQDRGLLSNQVSRSGPKQSE, encoded by the exons ATGGCGACTCCCTTCCACTTGCCCGTCACTGCTGCTCAG GTGGGGACGTACTTTGTCGGGCAGTACTACCAGGTACTTCAGCACCAGCCCGATTATGTTCACCAGTTCTACAGCGATATCAGCACTATGCTTCGCATCGACGGGAGCACGAGAGAGGCGGCCACTGGAATGCTG CAAATCCACACACTTGTCATGTCTCTCAACTACACTGGAATAGAGATCAAGACGGCACATTCTCTTGAATCTTGGAATGGAGGGGTTCTTGTGATGGTTTCAGGTTCTGTTCATGTAAAGGACTTCAGTGGCCAGAAGAAATTTGCACAGATTTTTTTCCTTGCTCCTCAGGAGAAAGGATACTTTGTTCTCAATGATATCTTTCACTTTATTGATGAGGATCCTATTCAACATCTTCCAGTAGCTTATTTACCCCAGAGCAATCTTGACTCTAAAGTACATGCTCCAGCTACCATTGGCGAACCAG CACCCAACTATATGCTGGGTGGTGATACCCAGGCAATGGAATTTGTGCCTCCTGCTgatataaaagaaaatggtcCAGTTGATAACTACAGTTTCCCGGAGCAACGGCTGCAGCATGCCCCAGAGGCTGAAAGCATTCTTGAAGACAGTTTTGCACAGGCAAATGGTTCTCTTCAAAATTCAATGAAAACTGCATCAGAGCAATTGTCTGTTCCTGTTGAAGAACATATTGGGGAGCCCCAAAAGCATACTTATGCTTCTATT GTTAGCAAGGGACAATCTGTAATGTCAACACCACCTCATGCCTCATCCAACAAATCTGTACCTCCTGTTTCTGAGTGGAATCATGTGCCAGAACAACCTGCTCAGCAGTCTGAACCATCATCGCTTGCTTTTGAAAATTCGGGGGCTGAGGGTACAGAGGAAGTATTAGCTGTTGAAGATGAAG GTGAAATTAAGTCAGTCTATGTGAGAAATTTGCCACTTACGGTTTCTGTTTCCCAAATTGAAGAGGAATTTAAGAAGTTTGGTAAACTCAAGCCTGATGCTGTGGCCATTAGGAACCGAAAG GATATTGGTGTTTGCTATGCGTTTGTAGAATTTGAAGATATTACTGGTGTTCAAAACGCAATCAAG GCTTCTATGGTTGAGATAGGCGGACAAGAAGTATTCATTGAAGGACGGAGAGCAAACAGAGCCAATGTATCTCGAGGAGGAA GACGGGGTAGAGGCAGGGGTGGTTACTTGGAGGCTCCCAGGGGGCGTTTTAATTCTCGGAGTTATAGTAGGGTAAATGGCCAAGATGGTGGTGACAGGGACTACAACAGACCAAGAGGCAATGGTTTCTACCGACCTGCTGCCCGGCAAGACAGAGGGCTTTTGAGTAACCAAGTATCTAGGAGTGGACCAAAACAGTCGGAGTGA
- the LOC127799384 gene encoding pentatricopeptide repeat-containing protein At4g02750-like, translating to MFFAVYAVQLLRFTKTPHLKLSIRNYTITAAFPNLKPLNSRITSCMRNGLVGEAQKLFDEMPRRNTVTWNAMIRGYFQNGMYHQALHLYNQMPSRDIYSYNTVVAGLMQCGDVIAAEAVFGTLPFTDVVTWNSMISGYVHNGLVDEAIQMFDRMPLKSVVSWNLVIGGLLSRGELYLAEELFEEMDTPDVVSWTIMISGFLSAGKVVEAREFFDSMPVRDVQAWNTMIAGYIDEGYLEIAEALFHKMPERNGNSWSGIITGLVNGQRIRDATSLFNEMPQKCQKLWNSILMGLTRNGLVKEAHAVLEKKPFGDVVSRTIMIIGYFDIGEAQNAVQLFELMPTQDTTAWNAVVSGLGQNDHGEDGLKLFVRMKELGFPPDEATFTSVLTICSSLPTLNLGKQTHALVIKMGFDCLNAVCNAMVTMYSRCGNMHCALLEFSYMLNPDVISWNSIICGLAHHGYAEEALHMFDEMRLTDTKPNLITFTGVLSACSHAGLVERGRHYFDFMKYKCFLQPMTEHYTCIVDLLGRFGHIDEAVNFLDQMIQDGIEVSASVWGALLGACRIHKNIEVGITAGERVLELEPHNSGVYMILVEMYLDAGRKSEAENTRARMKEMGVKKQPGCSWIEVNNCGHAFLAGNSSHPEFYSICCILNLLLIEMENED from the coding sequence ATGTTCTTCGCTGTTTATGCTGTTCAATTGCTCAGATTCACCAAAACCCCTCATCTAAAGCTATCAATAAGGAATTATACCATAACAGCAGCATTTCCCAACCTAAAGCCTCTCAACTCGAGGATCACAAGCTGCATGAGAAATGGTTTAGTTGGAGAAGCCCAGAAGCTGTTCGATGAAATGCCTCGAAGAAACACCGTGACATGGAATGCCATGATTCGCGGGTACTTCCAAAACGGGATGTACCATCAAGCGTTACATCTATATAACCAAATGCCAAGCCGGGATATCTATTCGTATAACACGGTGGTTGCCGGGTTAATGCAATGTGGTGATGTGATTGCTGCAGAGGCAGTTTTCGGTACTCTACCGTTTACTGATGTCGTCACTTGGAATTCCATGATTTCAGGATATGTTCACAATGGGTTGGTGGATGAAGCCATTCAGATGTTTGACAGGATGCCTTTGAAAAGTGTGGTTTCTTGGAACTTAGTGATTGGTGGTTTATTGAGTCGTGGAGAATTGTATTTGGCCGAAGAGTTGTTTGAAGAAATGGATACTCCTGATGTTGTATCTTGGACTATTATGATATCTGGGTTTCTGAGTGCAGGGAAGGTTGTTGAGGCTCGGGAATTTTTTGATAGCATGCCTGTGAGGGATGTCCAAGCTTGGAATACAATGATAGCTGGTTATATTGATGAGGGGTATCTTGAAATTGCGGAAGCCTTATTTCACAAAATGCCTGAGCGGAACGGGAATTCTTGGAGTGGAATAATAACTGGATTGGTGAATGGTCAGCGGATTCGTGATGCTACGAGCCTTTTTAATGAAATGCCACAGAAATGCCAGAAGTTGTGGAATTCAATCTTGATGGGATTAACAAGGAATGGACTTGTGAAAGAAGCTCACGCAGTTCTTGAGAAAAAACCATTTGGTGATGTTGTGTCCAGGACAATTATGATCATTGGATATTTTGATATTGGTGAGGCTCAGAATGCAGTTCAGCTCTTTGAATTGATGCCTACTCAAGATACAACAGCCTGGAATGCTGTAGTGTCTGGATTAGGACAAAATGATCACGGTGAGGATGGCTTGAAATTGTTCGTGAGAATGAAAGAGCTAGGTTTTCCTCCTGATGAAGCTACATTTACTAGTGTACTCACAATATGTTCAAGCTTGCCAACTTTGAATCTTGGCAAACAGACTCATGCACTAGTTATTAAGATGGGTTTTGATTGTCTTAATGCAGTTTGTAATGCAATGGTTACTATGTACTCCAGATGTGGGAACATGCATTGTGCATTGCTGGAGTTCTCTTATATGCTCAATCCTGATGTCATTTCCTGGAACTCTATTATCTGTGGATTAGCTCACCATGGATATGCAGAGGAAGCACTTCACATGTTCGATGAAATGAGATTGACAGATACTAAACCCAACTTAATAACCTTTACAGGAGTTCTTTCTGCTTGCAGCCATGCTGGATTAGTAGAGCGAGGTAGGCACTACTTTGACTTCATGAAATATAAGTGTTTTCTTCAGCCAATGACTGAGCATTATACTTGCATTGTTGATCTTCTGGGTAGATTTGGACATATAGATGAAGCAGTGAACTTTTTGGATCAAATGATACAGGATGGAATTGAAGTCTCTGCAAGTGTTTGGGGGGCCTTGCTTGGTGCATGTAGAATTCACAAGAATATTGAGGTAGGTATAACAGCAGGGGAGAGGGTTCTGGAGTTAGAGCCTCATAATTCTGGTGTCTACATGATTTTGGTGGAAATGTATCTAGATGCTGGGAGGAAAAGTGAGGCTGAGAACACAAGGGCTCGAATGAAAGAGATGGGAGTGAAAAAGCAGCCCGGTTGTAGTTGGATTGAAGTGAACAACTGTGGGCATGCATTTCTTGCAGGGAATAGTTCACACCCTGAGTTTTATAGCATCTGTTGCATTTTAAACTTGCTGCTGATCGAGATGGAGAATGAGGATTGA